CTAACTCAATCTGAATGAAGAATATGGAGCGCTGGAAAACAGGTTCTGACGTTCCATTTTTAATCCTCTTACTTCAAAAATTTTCATTCGTCGGAGCAACAGACAATGGCAAAAGAGAAATTTGATCGCAGTAAGCCACATATCAATGTGGGAACAATTGGACACGTGGACCACGGAAAAACAACGTTGACGGCGGCGATCACGACCGTGTTGGCCAAGAGCAACACCAAGATCCAGGTGAAATCA
The Acidobacteriota bacterium DNA segment above includes these coding regions:
- the tuf gene encoding elongation factor Tu (EF-Tu; promotes GTP-dependent binding of aminoacyl-tRNA to the A-site of ribosomes during protein biosynthesis; when the tRNA anticodon matches the mRNA codon, GTP hydrolysis results; the inactive EF-Tu-GDP leaves the ribosome and release of GDP is promoted by elongation factor Ts; many prokaryotes have two copies of the gene encoding EF-Tu); translated protein: MAKEKFDRSKPHINVGTIGHVDHGKTTLTAAITTVLAKSNTKIQVKS